Proteins from a genomic interval of Bradyrhizobium sp. CCGB01:
- a CDS encoding transglutaminase family protein: MIYDIRHVTTYEYESPVSFARCTLRLEPRSGNGQELISHHVEIRPRPSERNVRRDFFGTLTESVVIETAHRNLRIDSRSRVSVSRRPPARDAASPSWESIRDIAFEATSLGPCSPVGYVFASPLVPVLRPVSAYAATSFAPGAGILAAAADLMHRIRTEFRYDPKATVISTPLGEVFDKRHGVCQDFAHVMIAGLRGLGLPAAYVSGYLRTVPPPGQPRLQGADATHAWVSLWCGAELGWVDFDPTNDLLVANDHIVLAVGRDFSDVSPVDGIIVGSPKQKLGVAVDVLLVE, from the coding sequence GTGATCTACGACATCAGGCACGTCACGACATATGAATACGAAAGTCCGGTCAGCTTCGCCCGCTGCACGCTGCGGCTTGAGCCGAGGAGCGGCAATGGTCAGGAGTTGATCTCGCACCACGTCGAGATCCGTCCGCGCCCCTCCGAGCGCAACGTGCGGCGCGACTTTTTCGGCACCCTGACCGAGAGCGTCGTGATCGAAACCGCGCATCGCAATCTGCGGATCGACTCGCGCTCGCGCGTCTCCGTCTCGCGACGGCCGCCCGCGCGCGATGCCGCCAGTCCGTCCTGGGAGAGCATCCGCGACATCGCGTTTGAAGCGACCAGCCTCGGGCCGTGCTCGCCGGTGGGCTATGTCTTCGCAAGCCCGCTGGTGCCGGTGCTGCGCCCCGTCAGCGCCTATGCGGCGACGAGCTTTGCGCCCGGCGCGGGCATCCTTGCCGCCGCGGCCGATCTCATGCATCGCATCCGCACCGAATTCCGCTACGATCCGAAGGCGACGGTGATCTCGACGCCGCTCGGCGAGGTCTTCGACAAGCGGCACGGCGTTTGCCAGGACTTTGCCCATGTGATGATCGCAGGGCTGCGCGGGCTCGGTCTGCCGGCGGCCTATGTCAGCGGCTATCTCCGCACCGTTCCACCGCCGGGTCAGCCGCGCTTGCAGGGCGCCGATGCCACCCATGCCTGGGTGTCGCTGTGGTGCGGGGCCGAGCTTGGCTGGGTCGATTTCGATCCGACCAATGATTTGCTCGTGGCGAACGACCACATCGTGCTCGCGGTCGGTCGCGACTTCTCCGACGTCTCGCCGGTCGACGGCATCATCGTCGGCTCGCCGAAGCAGAAGCTCGGCGTCGCCGTGGACGTGCTGCTGGTGGAATGA
- a CDS encoding HD domain-containing protein has translation MMTLPRLAAESLEKLLGSFMRRRYDDSYARVVEASTRTAMECIGNSDALYHNIEHTMLVTLAAQAIMLGRNLHTHLDAEDYIHILIACLAHDIGYVRGLFPEDDEDGFVVDEAGTKVSLPRGASDASLMMYHVDRSKLFVRRRLPPIRGIDSERVARAIEGTRFPAREGQEYDDEASILRAADFIGQLGDPNYLRKANALYYEFEEVGMNRQLGYDSPADIVNRYPQFYWNSVAPHIQTEIGYLNKTEIGRQWIANLYSNVFRAERDISLSGPQK, from the coding sequence ATGATGACGTTACCGAGGCTGGCGGCTGAATCCCTGGAGAAGTTGCTGGGCTCGTTCATGCGTCGCAGGTACGACGATTCCTATGCCAGGGTGGTGGAGGCCTCGACGCGCACCGCGATGGAATGCATCGGCAATAGCGACGCGCTCTATCACAACATCGAGCATACGATGCTGGTGACGCTGGCAGCCCAGGCGATCATGCTTGGCCGCAATCTGCACACGCACCTCGATGCCGAGGACTACATCCATATTCTGATCGCCTGCCTTGCGCACGACATCGGCTATGTCCGCGGCCTGTTTCCGGAGGACGACGAAGACGGTTTCGTGGTCGACGAGGCCGGCACCAAGGTGTCGCTGCCGCGCGGCGCGTCGGATGCCAGTCTGATGATGTATCACGTTGATCGTTCGAAGCTTTTCGTGCGACGGCGGCTGCCACCGATCCGCGGTATCGACAGTGAACGCGTCGCCCGCGCCATCGAGGGCACCCGCTTCCCGGCCCGTGAAGGCCAGGAGTATGACGACGAAGCCTCGATCCTGCGGGCCGCCGACTTCATCGGCCAGCTCGGCGATCCCAATTATCTGCGCAAGGCCAACGCGCTCTATTACGAGTTCGAAGAGGTCGGCATGAACCGCCAGCTCGGCTACGACTCGCCCGCCGACATCGTGAACCGCTATCCACAGTTCTATTGGAATAGCGTCGCACCGCACATCCAGACCGAGATCGGCTATCTCAACAAGACCGAGATCGGCCGGCAGTGGATCGCCAACCTCTACAGCAACGTGTTCCGCGCCGAGCGCGACATCTCGCTGTCGGGGCCGCAGAAATAG
- a CDS encoding alpha/beta fold hydrolase, with the protein MQQKTISTDVLDIAYLEYGAPNGWPCIMGHGFPYDVNAYAETAPLIAEAGARVLVPWLRGYGPTRFRSAETLRSGEQAALGADLLAFMDALRIERAVVGGYDWGGRAACVVSVLHPERVIALVSGNSYNIQNIAKSMEPASPPEEAALWYQYLFHNERGRRALERNRAGFARQLWSMWSPQWAFDDATFKTSAASFDNPDFVDVVIHSYRHRYALVEGDPAYAAIEAKLAAQPQVRVPTIAIDGDSDGVNPGTAHHARKFEGYLERRVFAGAGHNLPQERPAEWAQAVLDVRQAAKSSS; encoded by the coding sequence ATGCAACAAAAAACCATCTCCACGGACGTCCTCGACATCGCCTATCTCGAATACGGCGCGCCGAATGGCTGGCCCTGCATCATGGGCCACGGCTTTCCCTATGATGTGAACGCCTATGCCGAGACCGCGCCTCTGATCGCGGAAGCGGGCGCGCGGGTGCTTGTGCCCTGGTTGCGCGGCTACGGGCCGACCCGTTTCCGCTCCGCCGAGACGCTGCGCTCCGGCGAGCAGGCCGCGCTCGGCGCCGATCTCCTGGCCTTCATGGATGCGCTGCGCATCGAACGCGCGGTCGTTGGCGGTTACGATTGGGGCGGCCGCGCGGCCTGCGTCGTCTCGGTGCTGCATCCCGAGCGCGTGATCGCGCTGGTCTCCGGCAATTCCTACAACATCCAGAACATCGCGAAGTCCATGGAGCCGGCGTCACCGCCGGAGGAGGCGGCGCTCTGGTATCAATATCTCTTCCACAACGAACGCGGCCGCCGTGCGCTGGAGCGCAACCGGGCCGGCTTCGCCCGCCAGCTCTGGTCGATGTGGTCGCCGCAATGGGCCTTCGACGACGCGACGTTCAAGACGAGCGCGGCGTCGTTCGACAATCCTGATTTCGTCGATGTCGTGATCCACTCCTACCGCCATCGCTACGCGCTGGTCGAAGGCGATCCAGCCTATGCCGCGATCGAGGCAAAGCTCGCCGCGCAGCCCCAGGTCCGCGTCCCCACCATCGCGATCGACGGCGACAGCGACGGCGTCAATCCCGGCACCGCCCATCATGCGCGCAAGTTCGAGGGTTATCTCGAGCGGCGCGTGTTCGCCGGAGCCGGCCACAACCTCCCGCAGGAGCGGCCCGCCGAATGGGCGCAGGCCGTGCTCGACGTCAGGCAAGCAGCAAAATCCTCATCCTGA
- the folE gene encoding GTP cyclohydrolase I FolE produces MTSQVRKLERVAVAQAPSDRPDRAEVEQAVRTMIRWAGDDPARDGLRDTPDRVARAFEEYFSGYAQDPTEILQKTFEEIEGYDEMIVLRGVRFESHCEHHMAPIVGRAWVAYIPQGRVVGISKLARVVDVYAKRLQIQEKMTAQIANTINDVLRPEGVGVIIKATHHCMTTRGAHKPGTDLVTSRMLGVFRDNALTRQELLGLANSDD; encoded by the coding sequence ATGACGTCGCAAGTGCGCAAGCTGGAACGTGTCGCGGTCGCGCAGGCGCCGAGCGATCGGCCTGACAGGGCGGAGGTCGAGCAGGCGGTCCGGACCATGATCCGCTGGGCCGGCGACGATCCCGCGCGCGACGGTCTGCGCGACACGCCGGATCGGGTCGCACGCGCCTTCGAGGAGTATTTTTCCGGCTATGCGCAGGATCCCACGGAAATCCTGCAAAAGACCTTCGAGGAGATCGAAGGCTATGACGAGATGATCGTGCTGCGCGGGGTTCGGTTCGAGAGCCATTGCGAGCACCACATGGCGCCGATCGTGGGCCGCGCCTGGGTCGCCTATATTCCGCAGGGGCGCGTGGTCGGCATCAGCAAGCTTGCGCGCGTGGTCGACGTCTATGCAAAACGCCTCCAGATCCAGGAGAAGATGACGGCGCAGATCGCCAACACGATCAACGACGTGCTGAGGCCTGAAGGCGTCGGCGTCATCATCAAGGCGACGCATCACTGTATGACAACGCGCGGCGCGCACAAACCCGGGACCGATCTCGTCACCAGCCGCATGCTGGGCGTGTTCCGCGACAATGCGCTGACGCGACAGGAGCTGTTGGGGCTGGCCAATTCGGACGACTGA
- a CDS encoding FAD-dependent oxidoreductase produces MTEDNKPSGPDLTKGVSLTEFKDGKLLGHVGEEDVLLVQAGSEIFAIEPACSHYHGPLAEGLVVGDTIRCPWHHACFSLRTGEATRPPALNALAVWEVSRDRDRIIVQRKREAAKPSAAHRSAPTPEKFVIVGGGAAGFAAAETLRREGFAGAITMLSDDGAMPVDRPNLSKDYLAGNAPEDWLPLRGEDYYQDAGIDLRLKTSVAAIEPKARSVTLGNGDKLPFDRLLLATGAEPVRLQIPGADQPHVHTLRSVADSRAIIKAAGGARRALVIGASFIGLEVAASLRARKLEVHVVAPEERPMQKVLGPEMGDFVRALHEENGVNFHLGDTVEKLDGRRATLKSGGVIEADLVVVGIGVRPRLALAEQAGLAADRGVSVSEYLETSIAGIFAAGDIARWPDPHSRQTIRVEHWVVAERQGQAAARNMLGRRERFDAVPFFWSQHYDVPINYVGHAESFDDIAIDGSIDGKDCLLKYRKGGRVLAVASIYRDLDNLKAELEMERSRG; encoded by the coding sequence ATGACCGAGGACAACAAGCCGAGTGGACCCGACCTGACCAAGGGCGTGTCGCTGACGGAGTTCAAGGACGGCAAGCTGCTCGGCCATGTCGGCGAGGAGGATGTTCTTCTGGTGCAGGCCGGCAGCGAGATCTTTGCGATCGAGCCGGCTTGCAGCCACTACCACGGCCCGCTCGCCGAGGGATTGGTGGTCGGCGACACCATTCGCTGTCCCTGGCATCACGCCTGCTTTTCCCTGCGCACCGGCGAGGCCACCCGTCCGCCGGCGCTGAACGCGCTGGCGGTGTGGGAGGTCTCGCGCGATCGCGACAGGATCATCGTTCAGCGCAAGCGCGAGGCAGCGAAGCCGTCGGCAGCTCATCGCAGCGCGCCGACGCCGGAAAAATTCGTCATTGTCGGCGGCGGCGCGGCCGGTTTTGCGGCAGCCGAGACGCTCCGGCGCGAGGGCTTTGCCGGCGCCATCACCATGCTCAGCGACGACGGCGCGATGCCGGTCGACCGTCCCAACCTCTCCAAGGACTATCTCGCCGGCAACGCACCGGAGGACTGGCTGCCGCTGCGGGGCGAGGATTATTATCAGGACGCGGGCATCGATCTCAGGCTCAAGACGAGCGTTGCAGCGATCGAGCCGAAGGCGCGCAGCGTGACGCTGGGCAATGGCGACAAGCTGCCGTTCGACCGGCTGCTGCTCGCGACCGGCGCCGAGCCGGTCAGATTGCAGATTCCGGGCGCGGACCAGCCGCATGTGCACACCTTGCGCTCCGTTGCCGACAGCCGCGCCATCATCAAGGCGGCCGGCGGTGCCAGGCGCGCGCTGGTGATCGGCGCCAGCTTCATCGGCCTCGAAGTCGCGGCCTCCTTGCGGGCGCGCAAGCTCGAGGTGCATGTGGTCGCGCCCGAGGAGCGGCCGATGCAGAAGGTGCTCGGTCCCGAGATGGGCGATTTCGTTCGCGCGCTGCATGAAGAGAACGGCGTGAACTTCCACCTCGGGGACACCGTCGAAAAGCTCGACGGCAGACGCGCGACGCTGAAGAGCGGCGGCGTGATCGAGGCCGATCTCGTCGTGGTCGGGATCGGCGTCAGGCCGCGCCTCGCGCTGGCCGAACAGGCGGGCCTTGCGGCCGACCGCGGCGTCAGCGTGAGCGAATATCTCGAGACCAGCATCGCCGGCATCTTCGCGGCTGGCGACATCGCCCGCTGGCCCGATCCGCATTCGCGGCAAACCATCCGCGTCGAGCACTGGGTGGTGGCGGAGCGGCAGGGCCAGGCCGCGGCGCGCAACATGCTCGGCAGGCGCGAACGTTTCGATGCCGTGCCGTTCTTCTGGTCGCAGCACTACGACGTTCCGATCAACTATGTCGGACATGCCGAGAGCTTTGACGACATTGCGATCGACGGCAGCATCGACGGGAAGGACTGCCTGCTGAAGTACCGCAAGGGCGGGCGCGTGCTGGCGGTCGCTTCAATCTATCGCGATCTCGACAACCTCAAGGCCGAGCTCGAGATGGAGCGCTCCCGCGGCTGA
- a CDS encoding HdeD family acid-resistance protein, translating into MTTASDTSQHLGLGSGIAALHAKWGWIVALGVVYLIAGFVALGSVVMATVASVIVVGAMMIVAGAAEIIGAFQMKSWGKFLIWALLGVLYVIAGFLTFENPLFAAVLLTLFLGASLIASGAVRLFLAFSMKRESPWVWVALSGAITLLLGLLIVARWPVNSVYILGLFLGIDLIMAGAGWVSLGFSLRRRR; encoded by the coding sequence ATGACAACTGCTTCGGATACTTCCCAACATCTTGGTCTTGGCTCGGGCATCGCGGCGTTACATGCCAAATGGGGCTGGATCGTCGCGCTCGGTGTCGTCTACCTCATCGCCGGCTTCGTCGCGCTCGGCAGCGTGGTGATGGCGACGGTGGCGAGCGTGATCGTGGTCGGTGCCATGATGATCGTCGCCGGCGCGGCGGAGATCATCGGCGCGTTCCAGATGAAAAGCTGGGGCAAGTTCTTGATCTGGGCCTTGCTCGGCGTGCTCTATGTCATCGCGGGCTTCCTGACCTTCGAGAACCCGCTGTTCGCGGCAGTGCTGCTGACGCTGTTCCTGGGCGCGTCGCTGATCGCCTCGGGCGCGGTCCGGCTGTTTCTCGCCTTCAGCATGAAGCGCGAAAGCCCGTGGGTGTGGGTGGCGCTGTCGGGCGCCATCACGCTGCTGCTCGGACTGCTCATCGTGGCGCGCTGGCCGGTGAACAGCGTCTATATCCTCGGCCTGTTCCTCGGCATCGACCTGATCATGGCGGGCGCCGGCTGGGTCAGCCTGGGCTTCAGCCTGCGGCGGCGCCGCTAG
- a CDS encoding ABC transporter substrate-binding protein — protein sequence MKAALALAAALAAACLSTPVSAQKSYGPGVSDTEIKIGNTMPYSGPASPLGITGRVISAYFDEVNEKGGVNGRKLNLLSLDDAFSPPKTMEAARRLVEGDGVAFIFATMGTAPSSAIAKYLNSNKVPQLFLISSASKWNDPANMPWSMALPWAPNYTSEAAIDVAYARAKNPNARFAVLYQNDDAGKEYLRGVKEALGADADKAIAMASSFEVADPTVDSQVLTLASTKADVFMIYSVTPRACAQAIRKAHEVGWQPTRFLASGCANKATVMVPAGLDAGKGVLSLGSLKPFVEAPKDDPAMTAYIEFMKKRLPNADINNVAGLYGYTVAEALVVLLKQCKDNLTRENIMAQASNLKNVPLSLLMPGITLNTTPQDFRPIKDGYMLQFDGNDWIVASELLRGT from the coding sequence ATGAAAGCTGCTTTGGCCCTGGCCGCAGCGCTGGCTGCCGCCTGCCTGTCCACACCAGTCTCCGCGCAAAAGTCCTACGGTCCCGGCGTCAGCGACACCGAGATTAAGATCGGCAACACCATGCCCTATAGCGGCCCCGCATCGCCGCTCGGCATCACCGGCAGGGTCATTTCGGCCTATTTCGACGAGGTCAACGAGAAGGGCGGCGTCAACGGTCGCAAGCTCAACCTGTTGTCGCTCGACGACGCCTTCTCGCCGCCGAAGACCATGGAAGCCGCGCGGCGCCTCGTCGAGGGCGATGGTGTCGCCTTCATCTTCGCGACCATGGGCACGGCACCGAGCTCGGCGATCGCGAAATATCTCAACAGCAACAAGGTGCCGCAGCTGTTCCTGATCAGTTCGGCCTCGAAGTGGAACGATCCCGCCAACATGCCGTGGTCGATGGCGCTGCCGTGGGCGCCGAACTACACCAGCGAGGCCGCGATCGACGTCGCCTATGCCCGCGCCAAGAACCCGAATGCGCGCTTTGCGGTGCTCTACCAGAACGACGACGCCGGCAAGGAGTATCTGCGCGGCGTCAAGGAAGCGCTCGGTGCCGACGCAGACAAGGCGATCGCGATGGCCTCGAGCTTCGAGGTCGCCGATCCCACCGTCGATTCCCAGGTGCTGACGCTCGCGAGCACCAAGGCCGACGTCTTCATGATTTATTCGGTGACGCCGCGCGCCTGCGCGCAGGCGATCCGCAAGGCGCACGAGGTCGGCTGGCAGCCGACGCGATTCCTCGCCTCCGGCTGCGCCAACAAGGCAACCGTGATGGTCCCCGCCGGTCTCGATGCCGGCAAGGGCGTGCTCTCGCTCGGCTCGCTCAAGCCGTTCGTCGAGGCGCCGAAGGACGATCCGGCGATGACGGCCTATATCGAGTTCATGAAGAAGCGCCTGCCCAATGCCGACATCAACAACGTCGCCGGCCTCTATGGTTACACCGTCGCCGAGGCGCTCGTCGTCCTGCTCAAGCAGTGCAAGGACAATCTGACGCGCGAGAACATCATGGCGCAGGCGTCCAACCTGAAGAACGTGCCGCTGTCGCTGCTGATGCCCGGCATCACGCTCAACACCACCCCGCAGGATTTCCGCCCCATCAAGGACGGTTATATGCTGCAGTTCGACGGCAATGACTGGATCGTGGCGAGCGAGCTGCTGCGCGGGACGTGA
- a CDS encoding acyl-CoA dehydrogenase family protein produces MDFQHSARSLELQERVRQFMRVHVEPVEELYYEQVKPEATRYKTPPVLQDLKRLAREQGLWNLFLSGEHGPGLTNLEYAPVKEIMGRILWAPEIFNCSAPDVGNMEVLANYGTKAQQERWLKPLLDGRIRSGFSMTEPQVASSDATNIQCEIRRDGADYVINGRKWFTSGAMNEDCEILIVMGKTAPDDPDRHRQQSMILVPKATPGVRIVRDMLTYGYDDAPVGHPEIVYENVRVPAENILLGEGRGFEIAQGRLGPGRIHHCMRLIGCAQRALELMCQRAVSRVAFGKPLAEQGSVKEDIAHSFCEIAQARLLTLQAADRMDREGNKAARDLIAAAKIVVPSMAARVIDRAIQIHGAAGVSQDTFLARAYVYARFIRIGDGPDQVHLAAVGKELIKRGGVMAG; encoded by the coding sequence ATGGACTTTCAACACTCCGCCCGTTCGCTGGAGCTCCAGGAGCGCGTCCGCCAGTTCATGCGGGTGCATGTCGAGCCCGTCGAGGAGCTCTATTACGAGCAGGTCAAGCCTGAGGCCACGCGCTACAAGACGCCGCCTGTGCTCCAGGACCTGAAGCGGCTGGCGCGGGAGCAGGGGCTCTGGAACCTGTTTCTCTCCGGCGAGCATGGACCGGGCCTGACCAATCTCGAATACGCGCCCGTGAAGGAGATCATGGGCCGCATCCTCTGGGCGCCCGAGATCTTCAACTGCTCGGCGCCCGACGTCGGCAACATGGAGGTGCTGGCGAACTACGGCACGAAGGCGCAGCAGGAGCGCTGGCTGAAGCCGCTGCTCGACGGACGCATCCGCTCCGGCTTCTCGATGACGGAGCCGCAGGTCGCCTCCAGCGACGCCACCAACATCCAGTGCGAGATCAGGCGCGACGGCGCCGACTACGTCATCAACGGCCGGAAATGGTTCACCTCAGGCGCGATGAACGAGGATTGCGAGATCCTGATCGTGATGGGCAAGACCGCGCCGGACGATCCCGACCGCCATCGCCAGCAGTCCATGATCCTGGTGCCGAAGGCGACGCCGGGCGTGCGCATCGTCCGCGACATGCTGACCTACGGCTACGACGATGCGCCGGTCGGCCATCCCGAAATCGTCTATGAGAATGTCCGCGTGCCCGCGGAGAACATTTTGCTCGGCGAGGGCCGCGGCTTCGAGATCGCGCAAGGCAGGCTCGGCCCCGGCCGCATCCATCATTGCATGCGGCTGATCGGCTGCGCCCAGCGCGCGCTGGAGCTGATGTGCCAGCGCGCGGTCTCCCGCGTCGCCTTCGGCAAGCCGCTCGCCGAGCAGGGCTCGGTGAAGGAGGACATCGCGCACTCCTTCTGCGAGATCGCGCAGGCGCGGCTGCTGACGCTGCAGGCCGCCGACAGGATGGACCGCGAGGGCAACAAGGCCGCGCGCGACCTGATCGCCGCGGCCAAGATCGTGGTGCCCAGCATGGCCGCCCGTGTCATCGACCGCGCCATCCAGATCCACGGCGCCGCCGGCGTCTCGCAGGACACGTTCCTCGCCCGCGCCTATGTCTACGCCCGCTTCATCCGTATCGGCGACGGGCCGGACCAGGTGCATCTCGCCGCCGTCGGCAAGGAGCTGATCAAGCGCGGCGGGGTGATGGCGGGGTAG
- a CDS encoding LysR family transcriptional regulator, translating to MAAQDFNDLLAFVAVARERSFTKAAAKLGVVQSTLSHTIKRLESQMGLRLLTRTTRSVGLTEAGERLQQSVAPRIEEIERDIAALMSLRDKPSGTIRMTLSDHALEKAVWPKLAPVLKKYPDIKVEFSLDTAFRNIVEDGFDAGIRLGESVEKDMIAVRIGPDWRLVAVASPAYLKEHPRPKHPQDLLKHVCIKRRAAAGGHYVWEFARNGPDLRVRVEGQLTFNDSRAMIDAAVKGFGIAYLPEDMVARQVRSGELVIVLDDWSPEFDGYYIYYPTSRQNSAAFKVIVDALRHHETRRRRS from the coding sequence ATGGCAGCTCAGGACTTCAACGATCTGCTGGCCTTCGTGGCCGTCGCCCGCGAGCGCAGCTTCACCAAGGCCGCTGCGAAACTGGGCGTCGTGCAGTCGACGCTCAGCCATACGATCAAGCGCCTCGAATCGCAGATGGGCCTGCGGCTCCTCACGCGCACGACGCGAAGCGTCGGCCTGACCGAGGCTGGCGAACGGCTTCAGCAATCGGTTGCGCCCCGCATCGAGGAGATCGAGCGCGATATCGCGGCATTGATGTCCCTGCGCGACAAGCCGTCGGGCACCATCCGGATGACGCTCTCGGATCATGCGCTCGAAAAAGCGGTCTGGCCGAAGCTGGCGCCAGTCCTGAAGAAATATCCCGACATCAAGGTCGAGTTCAGCCTCGACACGGCATTTCGCAACATCGTCGAAGACGGTTTCGATGCCGGCATCCGCCTCGGCGAGAGCGTCGAGAAGGACATGATCGCGGTGCGCATCGGCCCGGACTGGCGGCTGGTCGCGGTCGCCTCGCCTGCCTACCTGAAAGAGCATCCGAGACCGAAGCACCCCCAGGATCTCCTGAAGCACGTCTGCATCAAGCGGCGCGCGGCGGCCGGCGGACATTATGTCTGGGAGTTCGCCAGGAACGGTCCCGACCTCAGGGTGCGCGTCGAGGGGCAGCTGACCTTCAACGACTCCCGTGCGATGATCGACGCCGCCGTGAAAGGCTTCGGCATTGCCTATCTCCCTGAAGACATGGTGGCACGGCAGGTCCGGTCCGGCGAGCTCGTCATCGTGCTCGACGACTGGTCGCCGGAGTTCGACGGCTACTACATCTATTATCCGACCTCGCGGCAGAACTCCGCGGCGTTCAAGGTGATCGTCGATGCGCTCCGCCATCACGAAACGCGAAGAAGACGCAGCTAG
- a CDS encoding MFS transporter: protein MDVTADQETRPAVAAWSAVFAVALCASMLVASEWMPVSLLTPIADSLRLTEGQAGQAISVSGLFAILTSLFISAATRGIDRRSVLLWLTGVTLVSGVVVAFAPNYPVFMIGRALVGMAVGGFWSMSAATMIRIVPTKDVPRALALLNGGNALATTIAAPLGSFLGQYIGWRGAFFCVVPIAALTLLWQFFTLPRMPSRERASAAAAFKVLRRPNVPYGMLAAALFFLGQFSLFTYLRPFFETVTRVDVTTISALLLVMGVAGLIGTSLIGFVIRQSLYASLVLMPFAMALMAVALTVYGASLGATATLMLLWGFIGTAAPVGWWTWLSEALPDDAEAGGGLMVAVVQLAITAGAAGGGVLFDSSGYRATFLFSAVILALSSTVILVGAFRRKAKADPQCTACVSASPAR, encoded by the coding sequence ATGGACGTCACAGCCGATCAAGAAACGAGGCCGGCAGTGGCCGCATGGAGTGCGGTTTTCGCGGTGGCTCTTTGCGCCTCGATGCTCGTTGCATCCGAGTGGATGCCCGTGAGCCTGCTCACGCCGATCGCGGACAGCCTCCGCCTGACGGAAGGGCAGGCCGGGCAAGCGATCTCCGTGTCGGGCCTCTTCGCCATCCTCACCTCTCTCTTCATCTCGGCTGCAACGCGCGGCATCGACCGGCGATCCGTCTTGTTGTGGCTGACCGGCGTCACGCTGGTCTCCGGTGTCGTCGTGGCCTTCGCGCCCAATTACCCGGTCTTCATGATCGGGCGCGCCCTCGTCGGCATGGCTGTCGGCGGTTTCTGGTCGATGTCGGCCGCGACGATGATCCGCATCGTGCCGACCAAGGACGTGCCGCGCGCACTTGCGCTTCTCAATGGCGGCAACGCTCTCGCAACGACGATTGCCGCGCCACTCGGCAGCTTCCTCGGCCAGTACATCGGCTGGCGTGGCGCGTTCTTCTGCGTCGTGCCGATTGCAGCGCTGACCCTGCTTTGGCAGTTTTTTACGCTGCCGAGGATGCCGAGCCGGGAGCGCGCGAGCGCGGCAGCGGCCTTCAAAGTCCTGCGCCGTCCCAACGTGCCCTACGGCATGCTCGCAGCGGCGCTGTTCTTCCTCGGACAGTTCTCGCTCTTCACCTATTTGCGGCCCTTCTTCGAGACCGTGACGCGTGTCGACGTCACGACCATTTCGGCGCTCCTGCTCGTCATGGGCGTTGCCGGCCTCATCGGCACGTCGCTGATCGGATTTGTGATCCGCCAGAGCCTTTATGCGTCTCTCGTCTTAATGCCGTTCGCCATGGCGCTGATGGCGGTCGCGCTGACGGTGTATGGCGCCTCGCTTGGCGCCACGGCGACCCTGATGCTGCTCTGGGGTTTCATCGGCACGGCGGCGCCCGTAGGGTGGTGGACGTGGCTCAGCGAGGCGTTGCCCGACGATGCGGAAGCAGGCGGCGGCCTGATGGTGGCGGTCGTTCAACTCGCGATCACCGCGGGTGCCGCGGGCGGCGGCGTGCTGTTCGACAGCAGCGGCTATCGCGCCACCTTCCTGTTCAGCGCCGTCATCCTCGCTCTGTCATCGACCGTCATTCTGGTTGGTGCGTTTCGCCGCAAGGCGAAAGCCGACCCGCAATGCACGGCGTGTGTCTCGGCGAGCCCGGCTCGGTGA